The sequence TAAGCTTAATGGCAAAGGCTGTAAATACTTATGTACATGTGAtttcttagtgttttatttttaatatatttgcaaaaatctctttctcaaaaaaaaaaaaaaaaaatcacattatcATTGtggggtattgtgtgtagaattttaaggacaaaaatgaatttattccattttggaataaggctgtaaaataaaaaaatgtaaaaaaagtgaagtgctgtgaatactttccggatgcacTGTAGTCTGGGGGTCAAAAAAAGTTTCAGGAGAGGCTCAGTGAGTAGAGATAAAGAAATATGACATTAGTTACTGAAAGaataacttaaatgtttatGATAAGCTCAGACAGATCAGTTATGTGGAAATGTAACTGTTTTTCCCAAAGTCAGCAGCTCATGAAAGCCTTATGACAGGTCAATTACGAATCTAGTGTAGTCGGGATTTTCCATTGTTATTAAAAGATGAGGTGATTAAACTGATTGCACACTCATGTCTAAGCTATCTTTGTTTTGCCATATTGTCTTTGTGCTATTTTCAATTAACTATGGGATTTTAAAGATTTAGATATAGCTGCGTTACGATCTTATTTGCATTTACACAAAGAGTCAGAGACTTTTAGATAAGGTTGTATATTTGAAACAAAATAGACACAGCTTATATGTTCATATGTGTAAATCATTACTTGAAATAATTGCACATACTTTGGTAACCATGTTCTCCTCGCCAGCCAACACCTCCATCTTGAAGTTACGATAAGCTGAGTCAATTATGTTTGTCTTATTGACCACACAGGTGACACCAGGGTTTTTATCCATGATCACCTGACCTGCAGTGGAAGCGGAAAAGAATTAGAATTCCAAGCCCTGATATCTGCTTGTAACAAACTGTATTCATCAATTGCTTCTGTCCTGTGGTTGGAAAAATCGGCATTATGTCCCTACAGACTTCCTGCTGTTTTACTTGACTACACAAGAGATGAGtttgaatatttaaagaaaacactttaagCAGTAAAACATGACCAACCCTTCTTAATCAGTTTTGTGACAATTTAGAAAATTTCATGAATGACATTATGACCTGTGAGACTCAAAAGTGATAAGTTACACACTTTTTATGACAGCACCAAATTTGATAAAAACTATTGGAAGCTGTAACTATATCAAGATGTCACCACTATGTTGTTTTGAAGTGAAATCTCTGTGTTTTAGTGTGTGCCTCTCACCTATGAGGTTCTTGTATGGAAGCTGGTGGTCTCTCAGGTTCATGTGTGCGATGTGTCCCACCCGGCTAAACCCTGATGTAACATCCTGACCCTGAGGGAGTACCGCCTCCAGCACTTCTTCACTCTTCAGGTTGTCATAGGTCAGCTTCAGCTCATAGTGGTGCAGCTCCTCAATGACACCGAATGACCTGATGGCCTCGGCTTCAGCCTCACTGAACGAGCTTGGAGAAGACACTCTGTGAGGGTCCAGCAGTATTAGCCGAAAGCCACTATCCTCCTCTTCGCCTTGAACCACTCTGGGTACACCTGGGCGCTGGATAGTGGACTTTCTCAGACTCTTTACTACTTTATTCAAGACCCCAGTGGGTACCCGAAGAGCTGGGACTGTAATGTACTGTGTGAAGGCATCTTTGTCCAAAGAGGTCATACCCCGGACCTCTGGTGGGGGCTGGTACAGTTTAGGCTCCATTATGGTCTTCGCAGCAAACCCAGGACAAAGTGGAGAAGCAGAGCAGAGGTTCTGGCGCAGAGGGGCTGATTTTAGTTTTAGCTGAGTTTCAACAGATGTCACGATTCTGGTGAGAagtctgtaaaaacaaaaacagacatcaTGCTGATATCAAACACAAAACTGGACAGCAAGGTCCCAATGGTTGGGTTTGCGCACGCAATGTCTTCACTGCATCAttgtctgcatttttttaatggttgAGAAACACTGTGGGTTTTAATCGACCAAATAAGGTAAGAATGGCTTGACAGGTTAAAGGCTACTCTTGCTGATGTGAATTTAatctaaatgaagaaaatccCATTAATTTTCTCTATTTGAattaaggaaagaaaacaattcATTTTACCATTTCTAGCTCTGGGTGCAATGAAATATTTTGGCAAAAACTTCAACGAATTCTTTCTTAAGGTGAAACAGCAAAGTTTAAACTCTTCAATTTCAATTAAGACTTTCCttgttaagtaaaaaaaaacgtttCGTGGTACTTTATCCACAAATCAGTTCTAAAAAAGAACAGTGAACGGATTTGTAAAGGTTATATATGTGATACCAAAGCAGAAAAACGCTCACCTCAACATCATCTGTCCTCGAACATGCTGGAATTGCGTCATCGGTGGTGGACCATTGCTGAATGGTGATTGGGCAAGCGTCCGGAGAGTCGATTTTTGATTGGCTAATCTATATACTGTCACGACAAATGCGACGGAACAAACAGGCACGTGATGCGGGttatcaacaacaacaaaagtgaGCAGCTGACAAGTTGATAAGAGGAGATCTTAAAAGTGTCAGAAGGAGAAGATGGTTTCATAAAACCTGCTGCCCTCACCGCAGTAACGCTGACTGCAGCGCCTCTGAGATCTGACACGGATCCGTTGGTTCTCTGAAAGTTTTTGACGATGAGCATCAACGGCCGTAACAACAACACAGACTTTTACAATGAATGCACCGCCAGGGACACAGAAGGAGGCGAGACGACACCTTTAATAGGAAATGTGAGTGAACCCTATCGTTTGTTTTACAAGAAAGAACATGATAACTTAAGTCGGTATCATGTGGAAATATTTATGACCGACATCACATGAGCTGAACTTcatattttcagtttcagtGATTTTGCTTCTGTCAGCACTGAAAGTGAAAGTTGTTAACCCTGTCAAACAGCTGCTTTTCCATTACATTTAAGTCGCTTTATATGAATTCTTTTCTTTATACAAACAGTGATTAAAGTCAGCATTAAATTCAGGATGTCATTTGTTTACTTAAAGAGAAACTAGTTTTAAACACCAGTGCTTTCGAAGTTTGATCATGTAAGTcgactgtgtgagtgtgtgtgtgtatataaactGCTAGAATCCATCTCGTTAAAACGaaagaattttaattattttgtggtAGAAAACAACCCCTGGTGTTTAACAGTAGAGTATCCATAAGCAGGATGACCTCTGTATTAATAAGtatatgtattttaaatttgaatatCAGTAGCAACGAATGGTCTGAGACAGTCCCCaatcttaaattaaatttatcagTCAGTGCTGTTTTAACAGTAACAGAAACTTTAGCTCAAAATAGCCATTTAACTAATCAACTTTACAATTAACTTGTTTTCTGAATTCAGTCATCAGCTTGACTTCATTCACAAGCTATAATAGAAAGAAATATATACAAGTTAGACCATGCATGCTGGGATAGTCTTAGCCTCCATGTGACTCTAAACATAGATTACAAATCTGCAAGTACATCTttattcatatttgtttttatagtgCTATTCTTAGTATTTACAGATTTCTCATTTAATAATCTGGATTTGCAGCCAGTCTATATTTCCATTTATCTGGTAGCTATAGCATGCTTCCTGTTTTTTAGTACTGTAACAGGCGAATCCAACTGAGC comes from Melanotaenia boesemani isolate fMelBoe1 chromosome 20, fMelBoe1.pri, whole genome shotgun sequence and encodes:
- the trmt5 gene encoding tRNA (guanine(37)-N1)-methyltransferase isoform X1, with translation MTQFQHVRGQMMLRLLTRIVTSVETQLKLKSAPLRQNLCSASPLCPGFAAKTIMEPKLYQPPPEVRGMTSLDKDAFTQYITVPALRVPTGVLNKVVKSLRKSTIQRPGVPRVVQGEEEDSGFRLILLDPHRVSSPSSFSEAEAEAIRSFGVIEELHHYELKLTYDNLKSEEVLEAVLPQGQDVTSGFSRVGHIAHMNLRDHQLPYKNLIGQVIMDKNPGVTCVVNKTNIIDSAYRNFKMEVLAGEENMVTKVKENGVTYEFDFSRVYWNSRLSTEHLRVVQLIKRGDTVFDVFAGVGPFVIPAARMGANILANDLNPESYRWLQHNCKLNKVDSKVRTFNLDGRAFIRGPLKEQLHALLKGEAGVHVVMNLPALALEFLDAFKGLLQGEPPCDQNLPTVHCYGFSKDENPKADVVKRASHSLGYPLKNNYSVHFVRNVAPNKDMMCVKFTLPKEVLFCSDDEHTESSEEPALKRQKCEETTHST